Proteins encoded within one genomic window of Megalopta genalis isolate 19385.01 chromosome 10, iyMegGena1_principal, whole genome shotgun sequence:
- the ich gene encoding zinc finger protein ichor isoform X1: protein MRIGVRDLARCRKGSQTGSWFSSFREQQITRMSDKCSGPFLAYSILVPGPRGAVGGCSTPGSRVDPWWNPGPLFPSTPGPPRIDEGAPDNGNGGFQFCNPANRNTSSPLQQSQQHHHHSSQRQQSQHPPNQSNGSRNICTSYGIAATLSSSCSSSSLGHVDTVARGANAVASSTNAYGIASSPPEHSAASNLLLSALLTTTSTASNNIRTIPVTTSHVNTLTSSAVASPLVSANARNIGHGGLAAADSLNGILSTLNVRIKTEEYSKLRPEDRRSTNATLSSLPSSLSSPSTSAFNTSLLSSLLSTSRISSGQCRNDTDEDLLSRSCIKLEYPSTDTQQSRGQEERTVVRNIKVEYPLSQSSQDVLDTEEEELAATSPYNIIGGNPGNRCLKQSPACGGKSSLVKDVVAPPCAGVVSPTSDIVIDMKYETQSGPPAAPPHLTSSGVEPPHSSQGTGIVVGGSPAEVVGVDSLLLSPWGATGPDFLEPPDVKQTAAGLPDAWDTLLLGSSVGVASAQSLAELKPLPPFTGYTGHLSINGIPGHHYHTIASSAQRPSLPSSSPTSSSNQEYYESPVVSSSTPCPQGSQKQQQQQQQQQQQQQQQQQQQHHQHQQQQQQQQQQQQQQHHHHQQQQLPQSTQQVEYDIEDIAEIIGSAIADTTVPGGGNGASSEHDPDASRDWIDIAEWIDTACSPKAQETNSPGPYPQIYATATPSTQAQQHGSTLQSLLTHGYAPMLNARLQSANAGLQNASCGETPSSTSPYPPVSPPGRVSTSCSPDHLLHSSFAAPSHQRKRSRPAPGSQNPSKKSPGTGATALPYGTESGLIGGKEKPVHRCSICNRGFLNKSNIKVHLRTHTGEKPFRCEVCGKAFRQKAHLIKHQQIHKRIGRD, encoded by the coding sequence GTCCTCGCGGCGCCGTTGGCGGTTGCAGCACCCCCGGCAGTAGAGTGGATCCCTGGTGGAATCCTGGTCCCCTCTTCCCCTCGACCCCTGGGCCCCCAAGGATCGACGAGGGGGCACCGGACAACGGGAACGGTGGTTTTCAGTTCTGCAACCCGGCGAATCGTAACACGAGCAGCCCGTTGCAGCAGTCCCAGCAGCACCACCATCATTCGAGTCAACGGCAGCAGTCGCAGCACCCGCCGAATCAATCGAACGGCTCGCGAAATATCTGCACGAGCTACGGCATTGCCGCAACCCTGTCCTCTTCGTGCTCGTCGTCGAGCCTCGGCCACGTGGACACGGTAGCGCGGGGAGCTAATGCCGTAGCTTCGTCAACGAACGCGTACGGCATCGCCTCGTCGCCACCGGAGCACTCGGCGGCCAGCAACCTGCTGCTGTCGGCGCTCCTGACGACCACGTCCACGGCGAGCAACAACATCCGGACCATTCCGGTGACCACGAGCCACGTTAACACGTTGACGTCGTCGGCGGTCGCGTCGCCGCTGGTGTCAGCGAACGCGAGGAACATCGGCCACGGCGGCCTAGCCGCGGCTGACTCGCTGAACGGAATCTTGTCGACCCTGAACGTGCGGATCAAGACGGAGGAGTACTCGAAGCTCCGGCCAGAGGATCGAAGATCGACCAACGCGACCCTCTCGTCGCTGCCCTCGTCGTTGTCTTCGCCCTCCACTTCCGCGTTCAACACCTCCCTGCTGAGCTCTCTGCTGTCCACGTCGCGGATATCGTCGGGCCAGTGCCGGAACGACACCGACGAGGATCTCCTCTCGAGGTCCTGCATCAAGCTCGAGTACCCGTCCACGGACACGCAACAGAGCCGGGGACAAGAGGAGCGAACGGTGGTGCGGAACATCAAGGTCGAGTATCCTCTCAGCCAGTCGTCGCAGGACGTTCTGGACACCGAGGAAGAGGAGTTAGCAGCCACGTCGCCCTACAACATCATCGGCGGGAATCCGGGcaacaggtgtttgaagcagtCGCCGGCGTGCGGCGGCAAGAGCTCGTTGGTCAAGGACGTCGTCGCGCCACCCTGTGCGGGCGTCGTTTCGCCAACCTCCGACATCGTGATCGACATGAAGTACGAGACCCAGTCCGGTCCGCCGGCAGCGCCGCCGCACTTGACGTCGTCGGGGGTCGAGCCGCCGCATAGTAGTCAAGGGACAGGCATTGTGGTCGGTGGATCGCCCGCCGAGGTGGTCGGCGTGGACAGTTTACTCCTGTCGCCCTGGGGCGCGACAGGGCCGGACTTCCTAGAGCCTCCGGATGTCAAGCAAACGGCAGCTGGTTTGCCGGATGCATGGGACACTCTTCTGTTGGGCTCTTCCGTCGGAGTCGCCTCGGCGCAGTCGCTGGCGGAGCTGAAGCCCCTGCCGCCGTTCACAGGATACACGGGACACCTAAGCATCAACGGCATACCCGGCCACCATTATCACACGATAGCCTCGTCCGCGCAACGGCCTTCGTTACCATCATCCTCCCCCACGTCATCCTCCAATCAGGAATACTACGAGTCGCCGGTGGTGTCCTCGAGCACACCTTGCCCGCAGGGCAGCcagaagcagcagcagcagcagcagcagcaacagcagcagcagcagcagcagcaacaacaacagcaccATCAGcaccagcagcaacagcagcagcagcagcaacaacaacagcaacagcatcATCACCATCAGCAGCAGCAACTGCCACAGTCCACGCAGCAGGTGGAATACGATATCGAGGACATCGCGGAGATCATTGGCTCGGCGATAGCGGACACAACAGTCCCCGGCGGCGGGAACGGGGCAAGCTCGGAGCATGATCCGGACGCGTCGCGGGACTGGATCGACATCGCCGAATGGATCGACACCGCGTGTTCGCCGAAGGCACAGGAGACCAACTCGCCCGGCCCGTACCCGCAGATCTACGCAACAGCGACGCCCTCGACCCAGGCGCAGCAGCACGGCTCGACCTTGCAGAGCCTATTGACGCACGGTTACGCGCCGATGCTGAACGCCAGGTTACAGTCGGCGAACGCCGGCCTGCAGAACGCGTCCTGCGGCGAGACCCCGTCCTCCACGAGTCCCTATCCGCCCGTCAGTCCGCCGGGCAGAGTGTCGACCTCTTGCAGCCCGGACCACCTGTTGCACTCGTCGTTCGCGGCGCCGTCCCACCAGAGGAAGAGGTCGCGACCCGCCCCGGGCTCGCAGAACCCCTCGAAGAAGAGCCCGGGCACCGGGGCAACGGCGCTGCCCTACGGGACCGAGTCGGGCCTGATCGGCGGCAAGGAGAAGCCCGTGCACAGATGCTCGATCTGCAACAGAGGATTTCTGAACAAGAGCAACATAAAGGTGCACCTCAGAACCCACACCGGCGAGAAGCCGTTCAGGTGCGAGGTCTGCGGGAAGGCGTTCAGACAGAAGGCGCACCTGATCAAGCATCAACAGATCCATAAAAGGATCGGCAGGGACTAG
- the ich gene encoding zinc finger protein ichor isoform X2, producing MKYETQSGPPAAPPHLTSSGVEPPHSSQGTGIVVGGSPAEVVGVDSLLLSPWGATGPDFLEPPDVKQTAAGLPDAWDTLLLGSSVGVASAQSLAELKPLPPFTGYTGHLSINGIPGHHYHTIASSAQRPSLPSSSPTSSSNQEYYESPVVSSSTPCPQGSQKQQQQQQQQQQQQQQQQQQQHHQHQQQQQQQQQQQQQQHHHHQQQQLPQSTQQVEYDIEDIAEIIGSAIADTTVPGGGNGASSEHDPDASRDWIDIAEWIDTACSPKAQETNSPGPYPQIYATATPSTQAQQHGSTLQSLLTHGYAPMLNARLQSANAGLQNASCGETPSSTSPYPPVSPPGRVSTSCSPDHLLHSSFAAPSHQRKRSRPAPGSQNPSKKSPGTGATALPYGTESGLIGGKEKPVHRCSICNRGFLNKSNIKVHLRTHTGEKPFRCEVCGKAFRQKAHLIKHQQIHKRIGRD from the coding sequence ATGAAGTACGAGACCCAGTCCGGTCCGCCGGCAGCGCCGCCGCACTTGACGTCGTCGGGGGTCGAGCCGCCGCATAGTAGTCAAGGGACAGGCATTGTGGTCGGTGGATCGCCCGCCGAGGTGGTCGGCGTGGACAGTTTACTCCTGTCGCCCTGGGGCGCGACAGGGCCGGACTTCCTAGAGCCTCCGGATGTCAAGCAAACGGCAGCTGGTTTGCCGGATGCATGGGACACTCTTCTGTTGGGCTCTTCCGTCGGAGTCGCCTCGGCGCAGTCGCTGGCGGAGCTGAAGCCCCTGCCGCCGTTCACAGGATACACGGGACACCTAAGCATCAACGGCATACCCGGCCACCATTATCACACGATAGCCTCGTCCGCGCAACGGCCTTCGTTACCATCATCCTCCCCCACGTCATCCTCCAATCAGGAATACTACGAGTCGCCGGTGGTGTCCTCGAGCACACCTTGCCCGCAGGGCAGCcagaagcagcagcagcagcagcagcagcaacagcagcagcagcagcagcagcaacaacaacagcaccATCAGcaccagcagcaacagcagcagcagcagcaacaacaacagcaacagcatcATCACCATCAGCAGCAGCAACTGCCACAGTCCACGCAGCAGGTGGAATACGATATCGAGGACATCGCGGAGATCATTGGCTCGGCGATAGCGGACACAACAGTCCCCGGCGGCGGGAACGGGGCAAGCTCGGAGCATGATCCGGACGCGTCGCGGGACTGGATCGACATCGCCGAATGGATCGACACCGCGTGTTCGCCGAAGGCACAGGAGACCAACTCGCCCGGCCCGTACCCGCAGATCTACGCAACAGCGACGCCCTCGACCCAGGCGCAGCAGCACGGCTCGACCTTGCAGAGCCTATTGACGCACGGTTACGCGCCGATGCTGAACGCCAGGTTACAGTCGGCGAACGCCGGCCTGCAGAACGCGTCCTGCGGCGAGACCCCGTCCTCCACGAGTCCCTATCCGCCCGTCAGTCCGCCGGGCAGAGTGTCGACCTCTTGCAGCCCGGACCACCTGTTGCACTCGTCGTTCGCGGCGCCGTCCCACCAGAGGAAGAGGTCGCGACCCGCCCCGGGCTCGCAGAACCCCTCGAAGAAGAGCCCGGGCACCGGGGCAACGGCGCTGCCCTACGGGACCGAGTCGGGCCTGATCGGCGGCAAGGAGAAGCCCGTGCACAGATGCTCGATCTGCAACAGAGGATTTCTGAACAAGAGCAACATAAAGGTGCACCTCAGAACCCACACCGGCGAGAAGCCGTTCAGGTGCGAGGTCTGCGGGAAGGCGTTCAGACAGAAGGCGCACCTGATCAAGCATCAACAGATCCATAAAAGGATCGGCAGGGACTAG